One window of the Candidatus Dependentiae bacterium genome contains the following:
- a CDS encoding glycosyltransferase family 4 protein: MEKPKIAILTIKNNYSFGGVLSYLREVYKFLGKYFDPTVFYLSFDSKISANLKTLNFKNDIRETNYLGMRVVEVGSKWAFWEPGHYKYSLNLWQKVLQDYDYFILVSGSNIAAYPLVKLNKKFLSIVSAGYQDDRAQRADQLPMIRKFIDFFSKFKMKKIEKEIFQKSSYSLPISKDTKKRINQIIGHNRDNLAICGFPMGVKVNGKSLSENKNIIAVGRFSDPRKNFDMLMQSFNNIYEKDNSIKLYIVGSKPEQKQIIKFSNQSFYKNIIFTGNLNKNELAQFYEIADLILITSYQEGLGLIGLEAMSYGIPVVATSCGGPKDFVIDGKNGFLVNINDYKNMAEKALYILSSNDIYKDFSKYASSFVKDNYSKNKFESILINGFITVYPELKNLFEYEIEKNDIIFSDSIKKEENINI, from the coding sequence ATGGAAAAACCGAAAATTGCAATTTTAACTATAAAAAACAATTATAGTTTTGGCGGAGTTCTTTCATATTTGCGTGAAGTTTACAAATTTTTGGGCAAATATTTTGACCCAACTGTTTTTTATTTGAGTTTTGATTCAAAAATTTCTGCAAATTTAAAAACTTTAAATTTTAAAAATGATATAAGAGAAACCAATTATTTGGGAATGAGAGTTGTTGAGGTTGGTTCGAAATGGGCATTTTGGGAACCGGGACACTATAAGTATAGTTTAAATTTGTGGCAAAAAGTGCTTCAAGATTATGATTATTTTATTCTTGTCAGTGGTTCAAATATTGCAGCTTACCCATTAGTTAAATTAAATAAAAAATTTTTATCTATTGTTTCTGCCGGTTATCAAGATGATAGAGCTCAGCGCGCAGATCAACTGCCAATGATTAGAAAATTTATTGATTTTTTTTCTAAATTTAAGATGAAAAAAATAGAAAAAGAAATTTTTCAAAAATCTTCATATTCGTTACCTATAAGCAAAGATACAAAAAAACGTATCAATCAGATTATTGGTCACAATAGAGATAATTTAGCTATTTGCGGTTTTCCTATGGGCGTAAAGGTTAATGGAAAATCTTTATCTGAAAATAAAAATATAATAGCTGTTGGAAGATTTTCAGATCCAAGAAAAAATTTTGATATGTTAATGCAAAGTTTTAATAATATTTACGAAAAAGATAATTCTATAAAATTATATATTGTTGGAAGTAAGCCTGAGCAAAAGCAGATTATAAAATTTAGTAATCAAAGTTTTTATAAGAATATAATTTTTACAGGCAATCTTAATAAAAATGAATTGGCACAATTTTATGAAATTGCAGATTTAATACTTATCACTTCATATCAGGAAGGTCTAGGATTAATAGGACTGGAGGCTATGTCTTATGGTATTCCTGTGGTTGCAACAAGTTGCGGCGGACCAAAAGATTTTGTAATTGATGGTAAAAATGGATTTTTAGTAAATATAAATGATTATAAAAATATGGCAGAAAAAGCTTTATATATTTTATCTTCTAACGATATATACAAAGATTTTAGTAAATACGCTTCAAGTTTTGTAAAAGATAATTATTCAAAAAATAAATTTGAATCTATTTTAATAAATGGATTTATTACTGTTTATCCGGAGCTTAAAAATTTGTTTGAATATGAGATTGAAAAAAATGATATAATTTTTAGCGATAGTATAAAAAAAGAAGAAAATATTAATATATAA